The genomic window gaagattatttttttaaaagctctttgtaTTCCACTGGAGGGCAAGCCCTCATGTACCTAAACTCAgctgcttcctttttctccccactccgctttgttttttcttttttcttttttctctgttttaaataACATGGGCATGAATATCATGTTTGAGACGATTTTCTTAGAACATATTCCGAAAAGTAGAAAAGCTGCGTCGGGGGATGGATGTTTTATGGCTCTTGATAAGTATTGCCAACTTGCTTTCCCAAAGGACTGGACCAGTTTGCAATGCCACCAGCCACGTATGACAGTACCGGTCTCACCATGCCCACGgcaacactgggtattatatgctttttatatatatatatatatatacacatgattTACTAACTTGGTTGGCAAAAAGCTACATCATTAATGTTTTAGTTTACATTTATTGGAGTGCTAGTTCAGTCGAACGTTTTTTATTTGTCTGTTAaacattcatatttctttttgtgacttgtccatgtcctttgtccatttttcttttagagCTTTGAGATCTCTTGatcttactatttttaatagcCGGTTGGCATTCTCTCTGcacatatgtgtacatgtatttgttttgttttaagttaatGTTACTTGAACACTTACTGGATCCCAGGCACACTTGTATATCTCATTGAGTCCTCATAAAACAGTGAGTCAAGTGCTATAATtatcccattgtacagatgagggaactggggCTAAGAAGGGGGAATTGATTTGCTCAGGGTCGCAGAGCTTGGGCTATAGGGCTGGAACTAGATATGAGAACACATTTGACCCATGTCCTCAATCCCTATGGTTCCCGTCCCAGTGTTGGAGCAAGGATTTGGATTGTCTCTTATGGTTCAAACACTTCCTGAGCACTAGGCCTCTGAGTTAGATGAGGCACCTGCCCTTATAGGGAGCTCCCAGGGTGGTTGGGTTGTGGGCAGTGGGAAGCAGACAGGAAATTGTGTAGTTGGTCCTAGAACAGGGAAGCTAGTGCCTCTGGGGACACAGAGTGGTTCTGAGAAGGCCTCTCAGAAGATAAACACCTAAAGGGAGATCTGAAGGATGACCAGGAAGTAGTGGGGGCAGAATagcccaggcagaaggaacagcatctgcaaaggcccagaggcggGAAGAAACCAGGCTTGTTAAGGGATGCACAGAAGCATGGCTGGAGTCTAGTGGGTGCATGTGTGGGGAGAATGGCAAGAAAGGAGgtctgggaggagggcagggccgGACCCCCGCAAGGTGAGGGACGAGCTCcttcccaagcagcagggagctaTGGAAGGATTTAGGCAGGTGGAGAGGAGTGAAGGCAGAATAAGCAGAGACCCTGGGCAAGCTACACCTCCACTTTGTGTCTATTTTGTCATTGGTAGAGATCACAGTACCTACCCTGATGGTGGCTGAGCCGAGTGACGGAGGCCGTGCACGCAAAGTGCTTAGCAACTGCCTGGTTCCCAGTAGACCtttgatggggtgggggggatagggcagtgtcttttttttttttttttttaagattttatttattcatctgagacacagatacagagagagagagagagggagagcttgagcagggagagaggcagagggagagggagaagcaggttcctcgctgagccaggagcccgatgtggggctcgatcccaggaccctgggatcatgacctgagccaaaggcagacgcttaaccatctgagccacccaggcgccccagggcagtGTCTTAATATTCCAGGGACCAGTCAGTCAACTTGCTGGCTCTTCCTATGGGTACTGTGCTGGGTCTTTCACACACCTTAAGGTGTGCCCCAAAGCGTGCCAGAGGGTGAGTGGGGTTGCACAAGCTGCTGATCAGGgtgtccctctcctcctcagcAGAATACCAGCCCTAAAGCACCCTCACTACGAATGCCCAAGGTGGGAGTGGGCCTTTGGctctcatctctctcctctggctgctgtgtgggaAGCTTCCCTGTCAAAGTCATCTGTGTTGTTTCCGTGATGCTCTGGGGGGCTGAACACCTGACTCTGGCCTCTACCATCCAACCACATTGTaacctctcttctcccttcttcctgcccgCAGGGAACCTCCGTGGCTACAACCTGGCAGCCCCGAACCTGACGGCCCCCAGCCTCACACCCCCCCAGCTGGCCACCCCAAATCTACAGCAGTTCTTCCCCCAGGCCACTCGGCAGTCCTTGCTGGGTCCCCCTCCTGTCGGGGTCCCCATGAATCCCTCCCAGATCAACCTTTCAGGGCGGACTCCGCAGAAACAGGCCcgcaccccctcctccaccccaccccagcgcAAGGTGAGTGGTGGCTAGGGGGGccgtgggtggggaggggagtcgGAAGGTCATACCTGGCTATCAGCCCAGCTCCACCCACGTGGCTCACGCCGGGCCTTCGGGCAGGTCACGTCCCTTtttgtcctcagtttccccatctgtaaaaagagGGGGGTAAGTGGGCCTTGTCTAGGGTTTCCCAAATTTCAGATATTCATGAATGTCCGATGCAACTTTTTCCACATCCCAACGCTACCAGTAATCTTACTGACCGAATGTTTCTCTTTGCAAACACATGGAGATACAGATGACACCGAGCATTGTCATAGTTTGAGGTGTCCTGCAGGCAGGCTCTTGGGGCTAACTGGAATGCCCAGGACCAGCTGGAGCCGtgcatttatttagcaaacatcTCTGAGTCTTGTAGGGGCCTCTGTGGTGCAGATGGTACATCTGCCTGACCCTCCTGGAGGTCTtaggctggggaggagggtggtagCAGTAGTGAGACATTCATGCAAATAATGTTCCCACCAATTAATTAAGACTGTGGAAAATGCCACAGAAAGGAAGCCCAAGCTCCTCTGGGAACCCATATTAAGGGTCTACTCTGGGgtcaggagggcttcctggaagaagtgccTGTGAGGCTCTGGGTGAAGGCCTGGGGCAGGACAAGGCCTAGGACTTTGGGGAACCAGAGAGAAGGCCAGTGTGGGcatagagagggggagggggggaagctgGCTGGAGATGGCATGGGGGCAGAGGTCAGATGGGGTGGTGGTTTTGGGCTTGGGTAAGGAAGGAGTACTCTAGAGTCAGAGGAATACAGCAGGATTTCTGACTGAAAGAGGCAAAAGACATGGTCAGGTTTGCATTTTAGAAGGATCCTGCTGGCTGCTTCGTGGAGAAGGTGCTTGGGGAGTCAGGAGGGCCCCTCTGTATCCCCCAAATCTGGGTTAACAGCCAGGCAGCTAGATGGACCCTCCTAGACACGATTCCTGGGGTGCTTAGGATCATCTGTGGGAAGCTCTGGGCCAGGCCTCACCAGAGGTCCCCGGATCCCTGGGCGCCTTCATCCCCTAGGGGCCCGTCACAGCTGCTCTTGGGCCAGGGTGTACTTACACGGGTGGGCGGCAGATGTCAGAACCAGTTTCTGAAAGGAAGCAGGATTCTTCTTCTCAGACGATACCTGTGGAAGACAAGTCAGACCCCCCAGAGGGGTCTGAGGAAGCTGTCGAGTCCCGAACAAACACACCAGAAGGTAAGAGAGGGAGGCTGCTGGCCCTTTGGAAGGGGCCATGGGTTGGGGCAGGTGGGTGCAGGGTCAGTGATGGAGGCAGACCTGGGGGGCAGGGCTCTTGGTGCAGGGGGAGTCCAGACCCTGTCTCTCGGAGCTAGCTTGTGCTCTATACGGCATCGGCTTGGCAGTCACTCATCTGTCCTCTGTTCCAGACCAAGATTCCCCACCCTGCCCGGATGACATCACTAAGGAGAAACGCACTCTAGCCCCTTTGCCTGAGTCTTGTGAGGCATCTGAGCCACCAGCTAAGAGGTCAAAGAGGTAACGGATGCTGAAAACCCGCTGGGGCCCAGGGGCCCTGTACCCTCATTCTTGcgaaggctgggggtgggtgtaGGTGGGGGGGTCAGGACCCTTCAGGGagctggaagaaggaaagggCCTTGGCGTCTGGCTTGCAGGAAGGTCAAACCCAAATCTGCATCTTACTTGGGAGGGCGCCCAGTTAGAGAGTCTCCGGTGTCTTCcctgggactgagccacccagaggcagCCTGGGTGGCCAGGTTGGAGAGGTGAACATGTGCATCTGGGACCTCAGAGTGGGCAGAGGGTGGGCGGCTTTAGAGGGCCTTGGATACATATTAGCAGATTGTGGGAGGTGGGGCTCAGTGATCCTCCCAATTTATTTAGGCGCGGCTGGGGCCCGCAGAGCGGCAGGCCCTTCCGCAAATGCCCAGCTTGTACGTGCTAGAACTAGGACTGAACGTGGATCTTGGTCTTTTTGAGGAGCCCCTGGGGTCAACTGGGAGACACAGGAAGCTATCTCTTGATCCTCCCTAGCTCAGAGTTGCCCACAGAGAGGGGGCCCCCCGGGCAGCTGCAGGCGAAGGTCCAGCCTCGGGCCCGCACCACGGCCCCGAAGCAGACACAGACACCCGAGCTGCTGCCTGAGCCGCCGGAAGCCCGAGTGCTGCCACCGTTGCAGCCCCGGGTTCTGCAGATCCAGGCCCCGGTGCAGGCGCAGGCGCAGGCGCAGCCACTGACGCCCCCCGCGGACGCCCCGGTGCAGCGCAGGCTGCAGAAGCAGGCGCAGACACAGACCTCCCCGGACCACGTGGGGCCGCAGCCGCTGCGGAAGGAGGCGGAGCTGCAGAGACAGGTGCCGCCGAAGGCACGTCCGCAGCCCCCGCCGCTGCCACAGCCGCTTCTGCCGCCGCCACAGCCGCAGAAGCAGGCACAGACGCAGACGTGTCCTCAGGCCCAGTCCCCGGAGCAGCCCCCGAGGCAACCTCCAGGGCCGTCGCCAGGCCAGCCGCCTGACCAGACTGAGGGACAGCCTCAGCCCCCGCCACGGGTGTCGGTGCCGGCCCTAGAGCCAGCGTCGGTTCCGGATCATTGCGTGGTGCTCGAGACACCGCCTGATAAGGGAGATAGTGGAGCCGGTAAGTGAGCACTGGTTCCCAGTTGCTCCATGATGGGACAGCCCTGCCCGGGCCCTTGGCTCCTTCCCTGGCGCCCTGTGGTCCTGATCAGGGCTCGGGGTTGTCCCCACCAGAGGCTTCAGGGTCCTGGCTGTGGATAGAGAAGGGGCTGTCAGGCCCAGGTCCCTTGGGGCCCGGTGGGAGATGGACCCATCTATTGTTTCAGACCTGGAGGAGGCCTCTCCAGAGCCAGGTGGCGCCCAGGTCAGCGTGGAGAGCCAGGAGGACTTGACCAGTGGCCTGGATGTGGGAGAATGTGAAAAACGAGCAAGAGAGATGCTAGGGGTGGGTCAACGTGCTACTGGGGCTGCTCGGGTACCGCGGGCCCAGCGCGGGAGGGCCTGCGCGCCCCCACTCCTCCGGGCCCCTCACGTTTCCCCACCACCCCTGGCCTGTGGGCGGAGCAGACTGGGCTTGACTGTTTCACGTGCCTTTGCTCTGAAGAACTGGAGGTACTTTTGGCGACAAGTCCCTTCCAGCCTGCCCATCCCCAAACTAGAGCCCTTGGTCCCCTCACAGGGGGAGCTTTGCTCTAGCGGGGAGAGCACAGAGCGAAAGCCTCTGCATGCGGTTCGGGTTCCTGCTCCGCCTCATAGGGGGACTGCAACCAAAACCGCTCTGTCTTTGTGCCTCCGTTTCTCCATCTCTCACAggagggtggggcggggtggaCTTCACAGTTGGGTGGGCTTAGGTTTGAGTCCCGGCTGTCGTCCGCCCCAGCTCTGTGAGCCTGGGCAGTCACCTACCAGCTCAGCACctccgtttccccatctgtgaaggGGGCTGTCAGGAGGGTCCGGGGAGATGCCACTCACGGGCGTTTGGCCCAGGGGCGGGCCCACCACAGGTGCCCCGCGGGTGGTagctctgcccctgctcccggTGCAGGTGTGGGGTGCCGGGGGCTCCCTGAAGGTCACCATCCTGCAGAGCAGTGACAGCCGGGCCTTCAGCACCGTCCCCGTCACCCCCATGCCCCGCGCTGGCGACTCTGCGTCTGCCGCCCTGGCCGCCGCCAGCACACCCTCTAAGCAGACCCTCCAGTTCTTCTGCTACCTTTGTAAGGCCAACTGTAGCAGCCAGCAGGTACTgtgggccggggccggggggtTCTGCTGGGCAGAGTGGGGGTGTCTGTAGGGCGTGCCCGAGTGGCCCCGTGGGCCCCGTGAGCGCCGTCCACGCCGTCCACGGCAGCTGTGCATCTGCTCTGGAAACATTTCCTGACCAGCCAAGAAGTTAGTATCCGCGCGTGCAGCAGGCCAGGTCTGAATCAGCCCTGACTAGCTGCATAGACGTCAGAAGGCGAACTCCCCTCCTTATGCCTCTGTTTGCTCGTGCTTCAGATGAAGAAGCATTTAGAACCCAccttgctgggcgcctgggtggctcagttggttaagcgactgccttcggctcaggtcgtgatcctggagtcccgggatcgagtcccgcatcgggctccctgctcagcggggcgtctgcttctccctctgaccctcttccctctcatgctctctctctctcattctctctctctcaaataaaatcttcaaaaaaacaaacaagaacccacCTTGCTGGGAGGCTCCGAGGATTCAATGACTTGACATTGAAATCACGAACCCCCGGCCCAGCCCAGAGCGAGCGTGGTGCCTTAACAAGAGCATTCTGCTCGTATTGTTATGACCATTTGCCGTTGCAGCCTGTGTCATCCTGAGCAGAGCAGTGGGGTCTGGAGGTCAGTCGGACTGCTCCTTGTCTGCGAGGGGCTCACACGGTGTCCAGGAGAAACAGCAGGAGCTCTGGCTGCTGTGTGCTCACTCGGGGCCTCAGGTCGCCATCCTCCTCTGGCCcccacagggctgttgtgagacAGATGGCCTCGGCGGCGGCGACACAGTGGCCATGAAGCTGAGGCCACAGGCTGCCTGCCCGGGCCCCACCCTCGCTCGTCGCTCCAGGGCTCACTCTTCATCCCACTGCAGGAGTTCCAGAACCACATGTCAGGGGCCCAGCACCAGCAGCGGCTCGGGGAGATCCAGCACATGAGCCAGGCCTGCCTCCTGTCCCTGCTGCCCGTGCCCCGGGATGTGCTAGAGAGAGAGGACGAGTGAGTGGGGGGTCTCGGAGGCTCCGTGCTGGGGGGTAGACGGTCTTGCAGGCCAGGCAAGGCCGAGAGGGGCCCTGAGTCCACCACCTGCAAGGTCTGCCTTTGGGTTACATATTGGTCGCCGCCGGAGGCCTCGTCACACTGTTAACTGTGGacctgtgggcctcagttttcctcatctgtgagatggcCTGGTAAAGGGTGCAGTGCAAGAGTTCATGAACTAGATAGTCTCTTAAGGTGCCATCTAGGCACTTCCCACATGGGAAGGAAGCGGGTGGTGGCACAGACGCCTGCTTCCCTGGCATATGTGCTGACCCCACCCGGGGATCAGTCATCTTGTGGCTTGAAGTTACAGCTACCCTGCCTGTCCCCCTTTCATTGTCATGGGCGCGTCATTGATCCAAAATGTGAGCCCTCCTGGAGTCCAGGACTAGCTCTTGGGCTGAGGAGGCCTGGTGGACACTGGAAGACCTTTCACCATCCTGTGGGCAGTCACAGAGGCCtacagggaggagagaagcaggtcAGCACTGCCTCGGGCCAGGCTGGGGGACCTGGGCTCTGTCTCACAGGACAGCTGCTCCTCCGCTCCAGGTCTCCTGATTGTTCTGGAGCATCGAGAAACCCAGCTTTGTATGGGAAATCTCCCAATTTCAGAATGTTAGCAGCTAGTTCAGAATCAAAATGAAAGAAGCCTAGGGAGCCCGAATCCAACCCCATCACACACCCAGTGGTTGGGGACTCTGCCAGGAGCGCTCACAGAGGGTCACAGCTTGGAGCTTGCTGCTTGCATGCCCTGAGTGACGGAGTGCTCTCTCCAGAGGCAGCGGCGCCTCTGTTAGGTGGTTCTCACTTTGAGAAGAACTTCCTGACGTGGTCATGTAGCATGTTCTCGAGCCTTAAACCTCCCCTGCTCGAGGACCCAGGGATTATACTTAGGTGAAGTAATCATAAATACAGAGGAAAGGTGACACCCAAAGATGTTCCTTGCAGAGGACTGTCATGGTGAAAAAGTTTAATTGGAAACTGTTGAAAATCTCCACTCCTGTGGGATGAGTTAGCTCAGGCTCATCCACTTGGTGGAGTAGCTCATAAAGGACAATACCAGGGAGTTCCTGAGACCGTGGGAACAGGTATGATGCAGCGTCGGGTTAGAACACGGTTCACATCTGCATTTGCAGAATGAGCTTGGTTATATAAAAACCTATCTTGTGGACACAAGAAAACTAGAAAGGTTTAGCGCGTCCTACGAGCAGGCTTTAGGTGGAGGAGATTCAGTGAACTGTCTTCCCTTGAAGCCTCACCAGGGCCCCTGAGGCCACACAGGTCATGGCAGTCCTTCCGATAGGCTGCCCGTCCTTCCTTCATCCAACGCAGTCAGAAACTAGGGGCCGATCCCGTGCCTGGCCCTGGGACTCTGGGAGTCCTGGCCTCCCAGAGCTCACCACAGTTCAGCGGGGGCACAGAAGGGATCAGGTCCTCCCTGTCCGTTGTAGAAAATGCTGTGGCGATGGCCCTTTGGGGTGCCAGGGGCGAGTCTGGCTTACGGGTAGGGGGCAGGTCCAGGAGTAGGGGGCGGGGCAAGAACAGCTCCAGGAACTACAGGGCATCTAAACTGAAGGATAAAGAGTTTTCGGGGCCAGATATGCTCAGGTGTGTCACTGCCCTGCTGGCCTCCTGGGATCCCAGATGCTTCTaaatctccccaccccccaccaagctTCCTTGGTTATTATTCTTGTCTAAGTATTTTTCCAGATGCATCTCAGAACTGTTGTTAAGTTTCTAAAAACACATCATGTTGGAGTTGCATTACATTTATGGGGCGCCTTGGGAGAGCGGCTGTCTTTCCAACGAGAGCAGTGTCACACTCCTTGTTCTAATTGTCACCATTCAGAGAGCCCCCGCCGAGGCGCTGGTGTAACACCTGCCAGGTCTACTACATGGGTGACCTGATCCAACACCGCAGGACGCAGGACCACAAGGTATGAGCTGCAGGGGCACCCACACGTGCTGTCTCCCTGCCATGGGGCTTGTGGGGGTCCTCCTGGcagctcttctctctccccctgccctgtgtCTGTCCTCCATTGCCACCTGCCATCCTGTCTCGAAGCCCACGACGCAGGGAGGGGCTGTGTGTGCCCATGTTCTGGGAAAGGGGTGGAGCACAACCAGCTGATGACAGATGTGGAGGCCTGCAAGTGGGAGAGGAGGTGTTACTGGGCACAGCCTGGCTGCCCCTGGGGACACCGCCCGCCACCCGCTTGGCCTGCCCTCCTTTCATCAGATCGCCAAGCAATCCCTGCGACCTTTCTGCACTGTTTGCAACCGCTATTTCAAGACGCCCCGCAAGTTTGTGGAGCACGTGAAGTCCCAGGGGCACAAGGACAAAGCCAAGGAGGTAACCCCCAGCTCCCTCGGAGGACATGGGCCCAGAGAGGCACAGAGCCTTGGCCGAGACCACACAGTGGGCTGAGGTTTATCCCGGCCTAAACTCGGCAGGTCTGGAGGGATTGGGActctcgggggtgggggtggggtggcaccTCGTGTGCCCAGAGCTGACCTGAGCCCTGGCCCATTCCCCTGGGCAGCTGAAGTTGCTCGAGAAGGAGCTAGCCGGTCAAGATGAGGACCACTTCATCACAGTGGACGCTGTGGGCTGCTTTGAGggtgatgaggaggaggaggaggaagaggaagatgaagaagaagagatCGAGGTGGAGGAGGAATTCTGCAAGCAGGTGCTTAGGGGCGGAGGGGGCGTGGGAGGCAGGCTGGAGGCTGGACTCCCAGCCCAGGCGGGACCTCACCCCGCctcccaggggccaggggccGACGAGCTGACATTTGTAGGCAGTAAGGCCTGCCATGATTTAGTGTGAACAGGACTCTATTCCCTATGACTCGGTGTAAATACACATCATGAGGACGGCAGGGTGGCCAGCTGCAGGACCTCGAAGCCTGGCTGAAATCTTGACCTGTGTTTAGGGAGGGAAAGGGTGTCTTAGGCCAATAAGGGCATGGAGAGAACTATGCGGGGTACACAGAATTCTGTCAGCATGAGGTGAGGTTGATGACGATAATAGCCGTCAGCACTTTCTGagcatttattatatgccaggcatgtACCCACCGCTTTCCTGACTGAATCTCACCAACTTGGACGCCAGGAAGCGAGACTCCAGAGCCCGTACTCCGAACGCCCCAGCTCCCTCCCACGAGCGAGGAGCTGGAGGAGCTGGAGGAACTTGGGTTCTCTTCGtgttaagaaatgaaaagcagcTGCTCTGAGCCAGGCCCTGGTGCTGGCCGTGGGGATATGTGGAGGGCACGGCCCCTGCCCGCCCAGAGCTTGCCCGTTGCCAGTCCAGAGTAGTGAGGGGTAGCCTGAGGGGCACATGGAGGGGTGCAAGGGCGATCCTCAGCCCTAAGCAGGTTTGGGGTGAGGCCACTTTGTTACATGCAATCAGCACTGGCCTGACCTCAGGCAAGCCCCTCGGCTTCTCGGAGCCCCAATTCTTCTGCTTAGAAGTAACGGTCCCAGCTCAGGCTGTGAGGGTGGGCCAAAGCCCAGGGTGGCAAAGGGGAGTGGTTGTCGCCCTTGGAAGGCACATTTGCCTGGTAAGTGAGGAGGGCACTGCTAAGTGTGGTGGGGCTGCCATGGCTGGAGTTGGATGGCCTCGTCTGGAAGGGGCTCGCATCCAGCCGGTGAGACAAGGAGTCCCTGATCACCTGAAACCCAGCTCCCCTGGGACTGAGGTCACTGCAATATCAAGAATTCAGGGAGCTGGCACGGGGGGCTCGTGGTTAAGAGTGTAACCAGGGTTAGGGCTCACCAGGGTTAACTACTCTGCTCCTCTATAAACCCTGGGCAAGTGAGTTAATGTGcgtggacctcagtttcctcttatgTAAGATGGGTGAACCTAGGAAGGTTGTTACGGGATTCAGAGAGGACACTCGTGATGTGTTGCGCACACGTGGCATGGATTATGGTCACTGTGGAagcaggagggcttcctggaggagaggacTGATTGAGCTGAACTCAAAAAGTATAGATTGGGAAGGACAATCTGGCAGGATCAGCTTGTGCAAAGGCTCAGAAAATGCCACCCACAACCTCCCGGATATATTCCTCCTGGGAATCAAGGGGGCGGTGTTGAAGAATGTGGGTGGAAACCAGGCCCCACCAGCGTTTGGGAGGAGCTCAGGGGAAGCTTGAACCAAGGCCCACACTTGCATATTTCTAGGTGAGGTCCAGAGATATATCCATAGAGGAGTGGAAAGGCTCGGAGACCTATAGCCCCAATACCGCATACGGTAAGACCCTAGCCCTGACCCCACTGCAGGAGAGGCCAGGCAGCCTCTCCCCttgtcctcttctctcctctcaccTGGAGGGTGGGCAAGCAAATGGGCTCTTAGAGAGGGAGGGCCACCGGGTTGGCATGGGGGATAAGTGCATAGACGCTGCCGCCCCACAGGTGTGGACTTCCTGGTGCCCGTAATGGGCTACATTTGCCGCATCTGCCACAAGTTCTACCACAGCAACTCGGGGGCACAGCTCTCCCACTGCAAGTCCTTGGCCCACTTCGAGAACCTGCAGGTGAGCTGGGCCTGCTGCTCCACCCGCCCACCCACCCTAGCTGCCGGGCATGGCCAGCAGCCACCTTCCTCCTGTGTTTGGCCTCAGCCCAGGGAGGGAAcctgagcaggggtggggcccagcTCTTTGTGCTATTGTTCTGGGGGGAGCTGAGGGCCAGGGCTGTTAGCTCCAGAGCTCTGGCCTGGGGAGGCTGAGTGCATCATAcagggtcacacacacacacacacacacacacagtcacagcATGTCCGATGCAGTCTCAGCCAGGCTGGGGAGGCAGCTGCTGGGAGGGAGCATATGAGGTGGGCAGGAGGCCCTGCCTTACCTGTACCTTCTGTGTCTAGAAATACAAGAAGGCCAAGAACCCCAGCCCTACCAGCAGGCCCGTGAGCCGCCGGTGTGCAATCAACGCCCGGAACGCCTTGACTGCTCTGTTCACTTCTGGCGGCCGCACACCCACCCAGCCCAGCACCCAGGACACAGCTAAAACCCCCAGCAAGGTGACAGcccaaccccctccacccccactacCACGGCGCTCAACCCGCCTCAAAACCTGATAGAGGGAGCGCCTCAGGACCACCCCGTCTGGGTCTCAGTCTGCTATGCGTTTTAGAAGTCTTGTGTGGAAATTCTGACACGGTTGGTGTTTTTACTGAAAATCTAATAAAAGAAGGTAGTTTGGCCGTACAGTGCCCACCAGCCCTTCTGTCTGGGTGGATAGGGGCAGGGGATACCCCAGCCTGCTATCAGCCAACACCCACCCTCTTTAGGCATGGTGTGGTGGCCGGAGCCAGAAGGCCACAggcaggctccctgagcagggcCTCTGGGGTCACAAGGCATTTTATCCCTCACAGCCTGTTTCCCTCTTTAATGGGGTTATCAGGGCTAGGAAAGCACCTTCACCTTCAACTcagatctcatttaatcctcacagggACCCTAGGGGGCAGGTCTTATTGTGGTCCCCAAATtgtaggtgaagaaactgaggcctagcgaggtcaagtgacttgctaGAGGTCATGCATCTGATGAGTGGCCAGGATTTGCCTCAGGCCTGGGCTCTGGACCCCTGTGCTGGCCTCTCTCCAGCTGGACTCTGGAAACTGAAGTGTAGGCAAAGGGGACCTCCCTGTCCTCTGGTTCTGAGTTTGTGGTTCAATAGCAGGGGCCCACCCTTCTTGTCAGGTGACCCTAAGATGAATCATCAGCGAATGGGGCCCAGGAGGAGTTGGTTCTTTAGTTCTGctatttcctcatttg from Zalophus californianus isolate mZalCal1 chromosome 13, mZalCal1.pri.v2, whole genome shotgun sequence includes these protein-coding regions:
- the CIZ1 gene encoding cip1-interacting zinc finger protein isoform X12 — protein: MCRGRLHGPSHPSPARGPWIAGQWRPGEVGWGRSFSKSPAMSPPDDRPLRETDRPRARSRRFPGRRTRGGRPAPPRAPSQPPAAPAAAEAPATMFNQQQQQQLQQLQQQQLLQLLQQSPPQAPLPMAVSRGLPQQQPQQQLLNLQGANSASLLNGSVLQRALLLQQLQGNLRGYNLAAPNLTAPSLTPPQLATPNLQQFFPQATRQSLLGPPPVGVPMNPSQINLSGRTPQKQARTPSSTPPQRKTIPVEDKSDPPEGSEEAVESRTNTPEDQDSPPCPDDITKEKRTLAPLPESCEASEPPAKRSKSSELPTERGPPGQLQAKVQPRARTTAPKQTQTPELLPEPPEARVLPPLQPRVLQIQAPVQAQAQAQPLTPPADAPVQRRLQKQAQTQTSPDHVGPQPLRKEAELQRQVPPKARPQPPPLPQPLLPPPQPQKQAQTQTCPQAQSPEQPPRQPPGPSPGQPPDQTEGQPQPPPRVSVPALEPASVPDHCVVLETPPDKGDSGADLEEASPEPGGAQVSVESQEDLTSGLDVGECEKRAREMLGVWGAGGSLKVTILQSSDSRAFSTVPVTPMPRAGDSASAALAAASTPSKQTLQFFCYLCKANCSSQQEFQNHMSGAQHQQRLGEIQHMSQACLLSLLPVPRDVLEREDEEPPPRRWCNTCQVYYMGDLIQHRRTQDHKIAKQSLRPFCTVCNRYFKTPRKFVEHVKSQGHKDKAKELKLLEKELAGQDEDHFITVDAVGCFEGDEEEEEEEEDEEEEIEVEEEFCKQVRSRDISIEEWKGSETYSPNTAYGVDFLVPVMGYICRICHKFYHSNSGAQLSHCKSLAHFENLQKYKKAKNPSPTSRPVSRRCAINARNALTALFTSGGRTPTQPSTQDTAKTPSKVTAQPPPPPLPRRSTRLKT
- the CIZ1 gene encoding cip1-interacting zinc finger protein isoform X3 is translated as MCRGRLHGPSHPSPARGPWIAGQWRPGEVGWGRSFSKSPAMSPPDDRPLRETDRPRARSRRFPGRRTRGGRPAPPRAPSQPPAAPAAAEAPATMFNQQQQQQLQQLQQQQLLQLLQQSPPQAPLPMAVSRGLPQQQPQQQLLNLQGANSASLLNGSVLQRALLLQQLQGNLRGYNLAAPNLTAPSLTPPQLATPNLQQFFPQATRQSLLGPPPVGVPMNPSQINLSGRTPQKQARTPSSTPPQRKGPVTAALGPGCTYTGGRQMSEPVSERKQDSSSQTIPVEDKSDPPEGSEEAVESRTNTPEDQDSPPCPDDITKEKRTLAPLPESCEASEPPAKRSKSSELPTERGPPGQLQAKVQPRARTTAPKQTQTPELLPEPPEARVLPPLQPRVLQIQAPVQAQAQAQPLTPPADAPVQRRLQKQAQTQTSPDHVGPQPLRKEAELQRQVPPKARPQPPPLPQPLLPPPQPQKQAQTQTCPQAQSPEQPPRQPPGPSPGQPPDQTEGQPQPPPRVSVPALEPASVPDHCVVLETPPDKGDSGADLEEASPEPGGAQVSVESQEDLTSGLDVGECEKRAREMLGVWGAGGSLKVTILQSSDSRAFSTVPVTPMPRAGDSASAALAAASTPSKQTLQFFCYLCKANCSSQQEFQNHMSGAQHQQRLGEIQHMSQACLLSLLPVPRDVLEREDEEPPPRRWCNTCQVYYMGDLIQHRRTQDHKIAKQSLRPFCTVCNRYFKTPRKFVEHVKSQGHKDKAKELKLLEKELAGQDEDHFITVDAVGCFEGDEEEEEEEEDEEEEIEVEEEFCKQVRSRDISIEEWKGSETYSPNTAYGVDFLVPVMGYICRICHKFYHSNSGAQLSHCKSLAHFENLQKYKKAKNPSPTSRPVSRRCAINARNALTALFTSGGRTPTQPSTQDTAKTPSKNASTTRVIQGPAQNASSSKKPSLVSTRNHHSLLHGHS